The following are from one region of the Thermoplasmata archaeon genome:
- a CDS encoding vitamin B12-dependent ribonucleotide reductase, whose translation MEQIKVQSKGIDVLAREPDPKLTENALRVLEKRYLKRDDKNRVIETPRELFTRVAWNLAQAERYYGADERRVEEAARRFYRLMAELDFLPNSPTLMNAGLELQQLSACFVLPVDDSLAGIFEALKQQALIHQSGGGTGFSFSRLRPEGDFVKSTMGVASGPVSFMKIFDEATQQIKQGGKRRGANMGILRVDHPDILKFITCKDKTSEITNFNISVAVTDKFMEAVKAGTAYDLVNPRTNKAVKQLDAREVFEKIAYQAWKNGEPGLFFVDETNRRQPTPHVGDMEATNPCGEQPLLPYESCNLGSINLEKHMLRGKGGRWEVDWRKLEATIRATVRMLDNVIDMNSYPVKEIEEMTKATRKIGLGVMGFARLLFLLEAPYDSPEGVEWGRKVMKFIHETGYDESQKLAGERGPYPAWEGSRHEALGLKMRNSYVTTVAPTGTLSMIADTSGGCEPEFSLIWYKRVMEGEELPYFLEYFEEVARREGFWREDLVQRIIENHGSPRGLSDIPEKWQRVFATAHDVAPEWHVRMQAAFQDYCDAAVSKTINLPKAAGVDDVKHAYLLAFDLKCKGITVYRDGSREDQVLNIGVAEKPEQITVPVPAAPVALRPRARPDVITGRTQKILTGYGALYVTINEDDRGLFEVFAQIGRGGGYTASFTEGIARLVSLCLRSGVPVDEIIDQLEGIRSPRIAVDHGERVYSIPDAIAKAMKRHIGMQKTGIQPPVETFDELGGAVETDVELEKESRDVEEMLKKGLNPECPECGKQLVYEEGCVKCHSCGYSEC comes from the coding sequence ATGGAGCAGATCAAGGTGCAATCCAAGGGCATCGACGTCCTCGCCCGTGAGCCCGATCCCAAGCTGACCGAGAACGCCCTCCGCGTGCTCGAGAAACGATACCTCAAACGTGACGACAAGAATCGGGTCATCGAGACCCCGAGGGAGCTCTTCACCCGGGTCGCCTGGAACCTCGCCCAGGCCGAGCGCTACTACGGCGCGGACGAGCGGCGGGTCGAGGAAGCCGCCCGGCGGTTCTACCGCCTCATGGCCGAGCTGGACTTCCTGCCGAACAGCCCGACGCTCATGAATGCGGGGCTCGAGCTGCAGCAGCTGAGCGCCTGCTTCGTCCTCCCCGTGGACGACAGCCTCGCGGGGATCTTCGAGGCGCTCAAGCAGCAGGCCCTCATTCACCAGTCCGGCGGCGGCACCGGCTTCTCCTTCAGCCGCCTCCGGCCCGAGGGGGACTTCGTGAAATCGACCATGGGCGTGGCCTCCGGCCCCGTCTCCTTCATGAAGATCTTCGACGAGGCGACGCAGCAGATCAAGCAGGGTGGCAAGCGACGCGGGGCGAACATGGGCATCCTCCGCGTGGATCACCCGGACATCCTGAAGTTCATCACCTGCAAGGACAAGACCTCGGAGATCACGAACTTCAACATCTCCGTGGCCGTGACGGACAAGTTCATGGAGGCGGTGAAGGCCGGCACGGCGTACGATCTCGTGAACCCGCGGACGAACAAGGCCGTGAAGCAGCTCGACGCCCGCGAGGTGTTCGAGAAGATCGCGTACCAGGCCTGGAAGAACGGCGAACCCGGGCTCTTCTTCGTCGACGAGACGAACCGACGGCAGCCCACGCCCCACGTCGGCGACATGGAGGCAACGAACCCATGCGGGGAGCAGCCCCTCCTGCCCTACGAGTCCTGCAACCTCGGATCCATCAACCTGGAGAAGCACATGCTCCGCGGCAAGGGCGGACGCTGGGAGGTCGACTGGAGGAAGCTCGAGGCGACGATCCGCGCGACCGTCCGCATGCTCGACAACGTGATCGACATGAACAGCTACCCGGTCAAGGAGATCGAGGAGATGACCAAGGCCACCCGGAAGATCGGCCTCGGCGTCATGGGCTTCGCCCGCCTCCTGTTCCTGCTCGAGGCTCCCTACGACAGCCCGGAGGGCGTCGAGTGGGGCCGCAAGGTCATGAAGTTCATCCACGAGACGGGATACGACGAGAGCCAGAAGCTCGCCGGGGAGCGCGGTCCGTACCCGGCCTGGGAGGGGAGCCGCCACGAGGCGCTGGGCCTCAAGATGCGCAACTCGTACGTGACCACGGTCGCGCCCACGGGCACCCTGTCCATGATCGCGGACACGTCCGGCGGCTGCGAACCCGAGTTCAGCCTGATCTGGTACAAGCGGGTCATGGAGGGCGAGGAGCTCCCCTACTTCCTTGAGTACTTCGAGGAGGTCGCCCGGCGCGAAGGGTTCTGGCGCGAGGACCTCGTCCAGCGGATCATAGAGAACCACGGATCCCCGCGCGGCCTCTCGGACATCCCGGAGAAGTGGCAGCGCGTCTTCGCGACTGCCCACGACGTCGCGCCGGAGTGGCACGTGCGGATGCAGGCCGCTTTCCAGGACTACTGCGACGCCGCGGTCTCGAAGACGATCAACCTCCCCAAGGCGGCCGGCGTGGACGATGTGAAGCACGCGTACCTCCTCGCGTTCGACCTCAAGTGCAAGGGGATCACCGTGTACCGCGACGGATCGCGGGAGGACCAGGTCCTCAACATCGGGGTGGCCGAGAAGCCCGAACAGATCACGGTCCCGGTCCCGGCCGCACCGGTCGCCCTCCGCCCGCGCGCGCGGCCCGACGTGATCACGGGCCGCACGCAGAAGATCCTCACGGGGTACGGCGCCCTGTACGTCACGATCAACGAGGACGATCGGGGCCTCTTCGAGGTCTTCGCGCAGATCGGCCGCGGGGGCGGGTACACCGCGTCGTTCACGGAAGGGATCGCGCGCCTCGTGTCCCTCTGCCTGCGGTCCGGCGTCCCCGTCGACGAGATCATCGACCAGCTCGAGGGCATCCGGAGCCCGCGGATCGCCGTGGACCACGGCGAGCGCGTCTACTCGATCCCCGACGCGATCGCAAAGGCCATGAAGCGCCACATCGGCATGCAGAAGACGGGCATCCAGCCGCCCGTGGAGACGTTCGACGAGCTCGGCGGCGCCGTGGAGACGGACGTGGAGCTCGAGAAGGAGTCCCGCGACGTCGAGGAGATGCTCAAGAAGGGCCTGAACCCGGAGTGCCCGGAGTGTGGCAAGCAGCTCGTCTATGAGGAGGGCTGTGTGAAGTGCCACTCCTGCGGCTATTCGGAGTGCTGA
- a CDS encoding 2-hydroxyacid dehydrogenase, which translates to MASVVFACPMDAERRAVLEARNRGAFEAVILEDLPEPERGAAWSRADVVVTMGFGRELPADLAAHAPRLRMLQTLVAGVDHLPYRSLPKSLLVCGNAGAYNTSVGEHAMALLLAAAKDIPQRTREIVAGTFDQTAASKALADATVLVLGMGGIGTMIAGVCKSLHMHVLGVSRSGAVVQPADEGARLDDLPRFLPRSDYVVLALPLTSRTKGLVDRAFLESMKEDAVLVNVARGKIVVEDDLYEHLRSHPKFRAALDVWWVYPTGTHGRPFHRPFHELPNVVMTPHNANAIPGQRRWAMEAALDNVLRFLRGETPRNVVNVTEYDTVAEPR; encoded by the coding sequence ATGGCTTCGGTGGTCTTCGCCTGTCCCATGGACGCGGAGCGTCGTGCGGTCCTCGAAGCGAGGAACCGCGGTGCCTTCGAGGCCGTCATCCTCGAGGATCTCCCCGAGCCCGAGCGCGGCGCGGCCTGGTCCCGAGCCGACGTCGTCGTGACCATGGGCTTCGGACGCGAGCTTCCGGCGGACCTCGCGGCGCACGCCCCGCGCCTCCGCATGCTCCAGACCCTCGTCGCGGGCGTGGACCACCTTCCCTACCGCAGCCTCCCGAAGTCCCTGCTCGTGTGCGGGAACGCCGGCGCCTACAACACCTCGGTCGGCGAGCACGCCATGGCGCTCCTCCTGGCCGCGGCAAAGGACATCCCGCAACGGACGCGGGAGATCGTCGCGGGCACCTTCGACCAGACCGCGGCGAGCAAGGCGCTCGCCGACGCCACGGTCTTGGTCCTCGGGATGGGCGGCATCGGCACGATGATCGCCGGGGTCTGCAAATCCCTCCACATGCACGTGCTGGGGGTGAGCCGGTCAGGAGCCGTCGTCCAGCCCGCGGACGAGGGCGCGCGTCTGGACGACCTCCCGCGGTTCCTTCCGCGCTCGGACTACGTCGTCCTCGCGCTTCCCCTCACGTCTCGGACCAAAGGTCTCGTGGACCGTGCCTTCCTCGAATCGATGAAGGAAGATGCCGTCCTCGTGAACGTCGCGCGCGGCAAGATCGTCGTGGAGGACGACTTGTACGAGCACCTGCGATCCCATCCGAAGTTCCGCGCGGCGCTAGACGTGTGGTGGGTCTACCCCACCGGCACGCACGGCCGCCCGTTCCACCGTCCGTTCCACGAACTTCCCAACGTGGTGATGACGCCGCACAACGCGAACGCGATCCCCGGGCAGCGCCGGTGGGCCATGGAGGCGGCCCTGGACAACGTCCTCCGGTTCCTCCGAGGCGAGACGCCACGGAACGTGGTGAACGTGACAGAATATGACACTGTGGCCGAGCCACGTTAA